A window of the Gossypium arboreum isolate Shixiya-1 chromosome 2, ASM2569848v2, whole genome shotgun sequence genome harbors these coding sequences:
- the LOC108466811 gene encoding RHOMBOID-like protein 10, chloroplastic: MDTSRRNSFNTRKWTNILLAITVLIYVAQLATQGKLLLWGAKINSPIEKGQIWRLATYSLLHANIRHLMVNCYSLNYVGPTVENLSGPRRFLAVYLTSAISSNNSCRYKAPAVGASGAIFGLVGSVAVFVMRHRGMIRDAKEDLQHIAQVIFLNMVIRLMSSGIDDWAHLGGLLGGARVSWLIGPAWKYESMASDSPRKFSDRPPLFYLTDRKRKPR, translated from the exons ATGGATACTTCCAGGAGAAATTCATTCAACACAAGGAAATGGACCAACATCCTTCTAGCTATTACTGTCTT AATTTATGTTGCACAACTGGCAACACAGGGGAAGCTTTTGCTTTGGGGAGCTAAG ATTAATAGTCCTATTGAGAAAGGACAGATTTGGAGGCTGGCCACATATTCTCTTTTGCATGCAAATATAAGGCACCTTATG GTCAATTGTTATTCTTTGAATTATGTTGGACCTACTGTGGAGAATTTAAGTGGTCCAAGGAGATTTCTTGCAGTTTACTTGACATCTGCTATTTCAAGTAACAACTC GTGCCGCTACAAAGCACCCGCCGTTGGCGCATCAGGCGCAATCTTTGGATTG GTTGGTTCTGTTGCTGTGTTTGTCATGAGACATAGAGGTATGATCAGAGATGCCAAAGAAGATCTGCAACACATAGCACAAGTTATTTTCCTAAACATG GTTATTAGACTAATGTCAAGTGGCATTGATGATTGGGCTCAT CTAGGAGGCTTGCTTGGAGGAGCAAGAGTGTCTTGGCTTATAGGACCTGCATGGAAGTACGAATCTATGGCCAGTGATAGCCCAAGAAAATTCTCAGACCGACCACCACTTTTTTACCTTACTGACAGAAAACGGAAACCTCGATGA
- the LOC108463050 gene encoding uncharacterized protein LOC108463050 isoform X1 — protein sequence MGSAVPYHHGCFSPPPAPPSRLKHVWSETTSKLMRTGNFRFANDAVCPSCSSYLFFNAEEQRKEFGIAGNSGSSKIYTYRRNSFNTRKLPNTLIDVNVLLVPLLCL from the exons ATGGGTTCAGCTGTGCCATATCACCACGGCTGCTTCTCCCCGCCACCAGCTCCGCCTTCAAG ATTAAAGCATGTATGGTCTGAAACAACCTCCAAACTCATGAGAACTGGCAATTTTCGATTTGCAAATGATGCTGTCTGCCCTTCGTGTTCATCTTACTTATTCTTCAATGCGGAAGAACAAAGAAAAGAGTTTGGAATTGCGGGTAATAGTGGATCATCCAAGATATATACTTACAGGAGAAATTCATTTAACACAAGGAAATTGCCCAACACCCTTATAGATGTCAATGTGTT GTTGGTTCCGTTGCTGTGTTTGTAA
- the LOC108463050 gene encoding uncharacterized protein LOC108463050 isoform X2 — MGSAVPYHHGCFSPPPAPPSRLKHVWSETTSKLMRTGNFRFANDAVCPSCSSYLFFNAEEQRKEFGIAGWFRCCVCNEI, encoded by the exons ATGGGTTCAGCTGTGCCATATCACCACGGCTGCTTCTCCCCGCCACCAGCTCCGCCTTCAAG ATTAAAGCATGTATGGTCTGAAACAACCTCCAAACTCATGAGAACTGGCAATTTTCGATTTGCAAATGATGCTGTCTGCCCTTCGTGTTCATCTTACTTATTCTTCAATGCGGAAGAACAAAGAAAAGAGTTTGGAATTGCGG GTTGGTTCCGTTGCTGTGTTTGTAACGAGATATAG
- the LOC108466472 gene encoding vacuolar protein sorting-associated protein 53 A-like, which produces MAAMTCVPWGTLESVGDQSGYVNGINMILSSSIPVLGSILSPIYFQFFLDKLASSVGPQFYMNIFKCKQYQKLEPNMYFSHIVSLSFLLALLIILTTN; this is translated from the exons ATGGCTGCAATGACCTGTGTTCCATGGGGTACCCTTGAAAGCGTTGGGGACCAATCAGG ATATGTCAATGGCATAAATATGATCCTTAGTAGTAGCATTCCTGTACTTGGGAGCATTCTTTCACCTATATACTTCCAGTTCTTCTTGGACAAG CTTGCATCATCGGTTGGCCCCCAATTCTACATGAATATTTTCAAATGCAAGCAGTATCAAAAACTGGAGCCCAACATGTACTTTTCACATATTGTTTCTCTCAGTTTCCTTCTTGCTTTATTAATCATTCTAACCACTAATTAG
- the LOC128289364 gene encoding uncharacterized protein LOC128289364, giving the protein MSELKQHGGKIALANKILIRNAVRKFPAMNVIYSDGRKSKLPIVFYASGVDASNLVVPEASLVCLSFRANSQAMVDSWSKPFYDAFSESKSVQLYEVIWRMKSKKHLETVSLAILLR; this is encoded by the exons ATGTCTGAGCTAAAACAACACGGTGGTAAG ATTGCACTGGCAAATAAGATTCTAATTCGAAATGCAGTAAGGAAGTTTCCTGCCATGAATGTTATATATTCTGATGGTAGAAAATCAAAGCTGCCGATTGTTTTTTATGCAAGTGGCGTTGATGCTAGCAATTTGGTTGTCCCTGAAGCATCTTTAGTTTGTCTATCCTTTAGAGCAAACTCTCAG GCTATGGTAGATTCTTGGAGCAAGCCTTTTTATGACGCCTTTAGTGAGTCCAAGAGCGTGCAGCTATATGAG GTAATATGGAGAATGAAGTCAAAGAAACACTTGGAAACGGTTTCACTAGCAATTCTGCTTCGCTAG